A region from the Triticum aestivum cultivar Chinese Spring chromosome 3D, IWGSC CS RefSeq v2.1, whole genome shotgun sequence genome encodes:
- the LOC123077223 gene encoding uncharacterized protein: MAACLSPTLPRQTIHRRRCWTPKPPSSPSTATYNQRHRRRNIGTSSGAISARASSAAAVAQGLDADDFRHPLDKQNTLLLKAIPGLNDIGKALLGPVSEQVMVLQNIGSSVLVSENQLPELHQLMTEAAKILNTEAPDLYIRQNPVPNAYTLAINGKRPFVVVHTSLVELLTRKELQAVLAHELGHLKCDHGVWLTFANILTMGAHTVPGLGMVAGFLEEQLFRWLRAAELTCDRAALLVVQDPKVVISVLMKLAGGCPSLSDQLNVDAFLEQARSYDKASSNPVGWYIRNAQTRELSHPLPVMRAREMDEWSRSQEYRTLLQKMFRLSALRCVVMDIEGTTTPISFVADVLFPYARANARAHLAATYHTQQTREDVALLRAQINKDLAEGVPGAVPLPPSNATDQDKVIDALVANVQAMIDADRKLTALKQLQGRVWRRGFKSGEIKGEVYNDVVQALAEWDTKGIKSYIYSSGSREAQRLIFGNTADHGDLRRYLSAFFDTNVGGKKESRSYYEIWQTLGVDSPSQILFLTDVYQEATAARDAGLKVLISIRPGNAPLPEDHGFQTITSFAQIST, encoded by the exons ATGGCGGCTTGCCTCTCCCCCACGCTCCCTCGCCAGAccatccaccgccgccgctgctggaccccaaagcctccctcctccccctccacGGCCACCTACAACCAGCGCCACCGCCGCCGAAACATCGGAACTAGCTCCGGCGCCATCTCCGCCCGCGCCTCCTCTGCGGCCGCAGTCGCCCAGGGCCTCGACGCCGACGACTTCCGCCACCCGCTCGACAAGCAG AACACTTTGCTGCTCAAAGCAATTCCAGGGCTCAATGATATAGGCAAGGCTTTGCTAG GGCCGGTTTCTGAGCAAGTTATGGTTCTTCAAAACATTGGATCATCGGTTCTCGTCTCTGAAAACCAG TTGCCTGAACTTCACCAGCTCATGACCGAAGCCGCAAAGATCCTCAACACGGAAGCGCCCGACTTGTACATACGGCAGAATCCTGTCCCTAACGCTTACACCTTAGCGATAAATGGGAAAAGGCCGTTCGTCGTCGTCCACACGAGCCTCGTGGAGCTGCTCACTAGAAAGGAATTGCAG GCTGTTTTGGCACATGAGCTGGGTCACCTCAAGTGCGATCATGGCGTCTGGCTTACCTTTGCCAACATACTAACAATGGGAGCACATACTGTCCCTG GTTTGGGTATGGTTGCTGGGTTCCTTGAAGAACAGCTGTTCAGGTGGCTGCGAGCCGCGGAGCTGACCTGCGACAGGGCGGCTCTTCTCGTAGTGCAAGACCCCAAG GTTGTCATCTCGGTCCTGATGAAGCTCGCGGGAGGATGCCCGTCCCTGTCGGACCAGCTGAACGTGGACGCCTTCCTGGAGCAAGCCCGCTCCTACGACAAGGCTTCGTCGAACCCGGTCGGGTGGTACATCCG gAACGCTCAGACGAGGGAGCTGTCGCACCCTTTGCCCGTGATGCGAGCCCGCGAGATGGACGAGTGGTCGCGGAGCCAGGAGTACAGGACCCTGTTGCAAAAAATGTTTCG TCTATCCGCTCTT CGTTGTGTGGTGATGGACATCGAGGGCACCACCACCCCCATCTCCTTCGTCGCCGACGTGCTCTTCCCCTACGCGCGCGCCAACGCCCGCGCCCACCTCGCCGCCACATACCACACCCAGCAGACCCGGGAAGATGTCGCCCTCCTCCGTGCACAAATCAACAAGGACCTCGCCGAGGGGGtccccggcgccgtcccactcCCACCGTCCAACGCCACCGACCAGGACAAGGTCATCGACGCCCTGGTGGCCAACGTGCAGGCCATGATCGACGCAGACCGGAAGCTCACGGCGCTCAAGCAGCTGCAGGGCCGCGTGTGGCGGCGCGGCTTCAAGAGCGGCGAGATCAAGGGGGAAGTCTACAACGACGTCGTCCAAGCTCTCGCGGAGTGGGACACGAAAGGCATCAAGAGCTACATCTACTCCAGCGGAAGCAGGGAGGCGCAGCGGCTCATCTTCGGCAACACCGCCGACCACGGCGACCTCCGGCGGTACCTCTCCGCCTTCTTCGACACCAACGTCGG AGGCAAGAAAGAGTCTCGCAGTTACTACGAGATCTGGCAGACCCTCGGCGTCGACAGCCCGTCCCAGATACTCTTCCTGACCGATGTCTACCAAGAAGCCACCGCTGCAAGGGATGCAG GCCTTAAGGTGCTGATATCGATCAGACCTGGAAACGCGCCGCTCCCTGAGGATCACGGCTTCCAGACCATCACGTCGTTTGCTCAGATCTCCACCTGA
- the LOC123077224 gene encoding pentatricopeptide repeat-containing protein At3g09040, mitochondrial has protein sequence MTMVRVNPATAVLDSYKHIKRLAGGRPDQFDLAAVLSACGRLGVLDCGTQVHCDAVKSGFFSGAFCATALVNMYARCGCVGDARRVFGGIACPDTVCWTSMISGYHRAGRYGEALSLFSGMLKMGSSLDQVTCVTVISILASLGRLDDARALLKRMPAPSTVAWNAVISSYAQQSGIENEVFGLYKGMKRQGLWPSRSTFASMLSAAANMKAFVEGRQFHASSIRHGLDANVFVGSSLINLYAKCGCISEARYVFDFSRERNIVMWNAMLNGLVRNELQEEAIQMFWYMTRLGLEADEFTFVSVLGACAYLDSHCLGRQVQCVTIKNGMAASLLVANATLDMHSKFGATDDAKTLFNLIPYKDSVSWNALIVGLAHSGGEEEAIGMLGLMNADGITPDEVSFATVVNACSNIRATETGKQIHCLAMKYSICSNHAVGSSLIDLYSKHGDVESCRKVLAQVDASSIVPINALIAGLVQNNRDDEAIQLFQQVLRDGLKPSSFTFSSILSGCTGLLSSIVGKQAHCYTMKSGLLNDDSSLGVLLIRIYLKSKMPEDADKLLTEMPDHKNLLEWTAIISGYAQNGYSSQSLLSFWRMRSYDVHSDEATFASILKACSEITALNDGKEIHGLIIKSGFNSYETSTSALIDMYSKCGDITSSFEAFKQLENKQGITLWNSMIVGFAKNGYADEALMLFQKMQESQLKPDEVTFLGVLIACAHAGLISVGQHYFDSMNKVYGLKPRVDHYACFIDLLGRGGHLEEAEEVINQLPFRPDGVIWATYLAACRMHNDEERGKVAAKELTELEPENSSTYVLVSGLHAAAGNWGEAKIAREAMRENGVSKFPGCSWVTVGNKTSLFLVQDKKHPDSLSIYEKLDDLTGMMKKDDDIEEYDMLISAEMFT, from the coding sequence ATGACAATGGTTCGGGTGAATCCGGCCACGGCGGTTCTTGATTCATACAAGCACATCAAGCGCTTGGCCGGTGGTCGGCCGGACCAGTTTGACCTCGCGGCGGTCCTGTCAGCGTGCGGGAGGCTAGGCGTCCTCGACTGTGGCACACAGGTGCACTGTGACGCGGTGAAGAGCGGCTTCTTCTCAGGCGCCTTCTGTGCGACGGCGCTGGTGAACATGTACGCCAGGTGCGGCTGTGTGGGGGATGCCCGCAGGGTGTTTGGCGGAATCGCATGCCCGGACACCGTGTGCTGGACGAGCATGATCTCTGGGTACCACCGAGCTGGAAGATATGGGGAAGCATTGTCTTTGTTCTCGGGAATGTTGAAGATGGGATCTTCTCTGGACCAAGTGACTTGTGTCACCGTCATTTCCATTCTCGCGAGCTTGGGTAGGCTGGATGATGCTAGGGCCTTGCTGAAGAGGATGCCGGCGCCGAGCACGGTTGCTTGGAATGCTGTCATCTCCAGTTATGCGCAACAGAGTGGGATCGAGAATGAGGTTTTTGGATTGTATAAGGGTATGAAGAGGCAGGGATTATGGCCCAGTAGATCGACTTTCGCCAGCATGCTGAGTGCAGCAGCCAATATGAAGGCATTTGTTGAAGGTCGACAGTTCCATGCGTCCTCGATAAGGCATGGCTTGGATGCAAATGTTTTCGTGGGTAGTTCTCTGATCAACCTTTATGCGAAATGTGGTTGCATTAGTGAGGCGAGGTATGTGTTTGATTTCTCCCGTGAGAGGAACATTGTCATGTGGAATGCGATGCTCAATGGGCTTGTTCGAAATGAGCTACAAGAAGAGGCCATCCAAATGTTCTGGTATATGACGAGGCTTGGTCTTGAGGCAGATGAGTTCACGTTCGTCAGTGTTCTTGGTGCATGTGCCTACTTGGATTCACATTGCCTGGGAAGACAAGTGCAGTGTGTGACAATCAAGAATGGCATGGCTGCAAGCTTGCTTGTTGCTAATGCAACATTAGATATGCACTCCAAATTTGGAGCTACAGATGATGCCAAAACATTATTTAATCTGATTCCTTACAAGGATAGTGTATCCTGGAATGCCCTTATAGTTGGACTTGCAcatagtggaggagaggaagaAGCAATTGGTATGCTTGGATTGATGAATGCGGATGGTATAACACCAGACGAGGTGTCTTTTGCTACTGTAGTTAATGCATGTTCCAATATTCGAGCTACTGAGACTGGAAAGCAAATCCACTGCCTAGCAATGAAGTAtagtatctgctcaaatcatgctGTTGGTAGCTCTCTGATTGATTTATATTCTAAGCATGGAGATGTGGAATCTTGTAGGAAGGTTTTGGCACAGGTAGATGCAAGTAGTATAGTCCCAATAAATGCTCTGATTGCAGGTCTTGTGCAGAACAATAGAGATGATGAAGCTATACAGTTGTTTCAGCAGGTTCTTAGAGATGGTTTAAAGCCCTCCAGCTTTACATTTTCAAGCATTCTTTCTGGTTGTACTGGACTTCTCAGTTCAATTGTTGGCAAACAAGCTCATTGTTACACAATGAAGTCTGGTCTTCTGAATGATGATTCTTCCCTTGGTGTTTTACTGATCCGGATATATTTGAAGTCCAAAATGCCTGAGGATGCCGACAAACTGTTGACAGAGATGCCAGATCACAAAAACCTGCTTGAGTGGACAGCTATCATTTCAGGGTATGCTCAAAATGGGTACAGTTCTCAATCATTGCTGTCATTTTGGAGAATGCGCAGTTATGATGTTCACTCAGATGAGGCGACATTCGCTAGTATTCTCAAAGCTTGTTCAGAGATTACAGCCCTTAACGATGGGAAAGAGATACATGGGCTCATCATTAAATCTGGATTTAATTCTTATGAAACTTCGACTAGTGCCCTCATAGACATGTACTCCAAATGTGGGGATATCACCTCATCCTTTGAAGCCTTCAAACAATTGGAAAACAAGCAAGGCATCACGTTATGGAACTCCATGATTGTTGGATTTGCAAAGAATGGTTATGCTGACGAGGCACTTATGCTTTTTCAGAAAATGCAGGAGTCACAACTAAAGCCTGATGAAGTTACATTCCTTGGTGTCCTAATCGCTTGTGCTCATGCTGGCTTAATTTCTGTCGGTCAGCATTACTTTGATTCTATGAACAAAGTCTATGGATTAAAGCCTAGAGTAGATCATTATGCGTGTTTTATTGATCTCCTTGGACGAGGTGGTCATCTTGAAGAGGCTGAAGAAGTTATTAACCAGTTGCCCTTCAGACCTGATGGTGTGATCTGGGCGACATACCTTGCAGCATGCAGAATGCACAATgatgaagaaagggggaaagttgcagCAAAAGAACTTACTGAGTTGGAACCAGAAAACTCGTCTACATATGTGTTGGTTTCAGGCTTACATGCTGCAGCTGGTAACTGGGGTGAAGCTAAGATAGCCAGAGAAGCAATGCGAGAAAATGGAGTATCAAAATTTCCGGGATGTAGTTGGGTCACGGTAGGGAACAAGACAAGCTTATTTCTTGTACAAGACAAGAAACACCCTGACTCCCTTAGCATCTATGAAAAGCTTGATGATCTTACTGGAATGATGAAGAAAGATGATGACATTGAGGAGTATGATATGCTTATTTCAGCTGAAATGTTTACTTGA